A genomic stretch from uncultured Pseudodesulfovibrio sp. includes:
- a CDS encoding SO_0444 family Cu/Zn efflux transporter, producing MNMIINIVYESWHVLVDAGPYLLFGFFVAGMLKGFVPDKYMARHLGKKSVGSVFKAAIIGVPLPLCSCGVLPTALGLRRQGASKGATTAFMISTPETGVDSMAVTYALIDPIMTIIRPVAASITAVFAGVLVNAFPDRKEPLPMANVAEPLAGCATGGCGCGHDRCSTDEKMSIGAKFRLGMSYAFGEMIADIGRWLLVGVVIAGIISAVVPSDALDQYVGTGFLSYLVMLVVALPLYVCATASTPIAASLLLKGLSPGAALVFLLAGPATNGATITVMLKTLGKRAAGMYVLSIVVCSLMLAWATDLLYTALGLDITAVVGEVTEVTPHWLGVTSAVITLLLVAWSFMRPHSHDH from the coding sequence TTGAATATGATTATTAATATTGTTTATGAGTCCTGGCATGTTCTTGTGGATGCAGGGCCGTATCTTCTTTTTGGTTTTTTTGTAGCTGGGATGCTCAAGGGTTTTGTGCCTGATAAATATATGGCTCGTCATCTTGGTAAAAAGTCTGTGGGCTCTGTATTCAAGGCGGCAATCATAGGCGTTCCCCTGCCATTGTGTTCGTGCGGTGTCTTGCCCACGGCATTGGGGCTTCGTCGCCAGGGTGCAAGCAAGGGCGCGACAACGGCCTTCATGATTTCCACTCCTGAAACAGGCGTGGATTCAATGGCGGTGACCTATGCGCTCATTGATCCGATCATGACAATCATCCGGCCTGTTGCCGCATCTATTACCGCTGTTTTTGCAGGTGTTCTTGTTAACGCCTTTCCTGACAGGAAGGAACCACTGCCGATGGCGAATGTGGCTGAGCCTTTGGCAGGGTGTGCAACAGGAGGGTGCGGTTGTGGTCATGACCGTTGCAGTACTGATGAAAAAATGAGCATAGGTGCCAAGTTTCGACTGGGCATGAGCTATGCCTTTGGAGAGATGATCGCTGATATCGGACGCTGGTTGTTGGTCGGTGTGGTCATCGCAGGGATCATTTCCGCTGTGGTGCCGTCTGATGCACTGGATCAGTATGTGGGGACTGGCTTCTTGTCATATCTTGTCATGCTGGTCGTGGCCTTGCCGCTGTACGTGTGCGCTACGGCATCGACGCCCATAGCGGCCTCTTTGCTGCTCAAGGGATTGTCCCCAGGCGCAGCCCTTGTGTTTTTGCTTGCCGGTCCTGCCACCAATGGTGCGACGATCACGGTTATGCTCAAGACTTTAGGCAAGCGGGCAGCAGGGATGTATGTCTTGTCTATTGTGGTTTGCTCGTTGATGTTGGCTTGGGCCACTGATCTGCTATATACCGCCCTCGGGCTGGATATTACGGCAGTGGTCGGTGAAGTAACCGAAGTAACCCCGCATTGGCTTGGAGTTACCTCCGCTGTAATCACCCTGCTTCTGGTTGCGTGGAGCTTCATGCGCCCCCATTCCCACGATCATTAG
- a CDS encoding Hpt domain-containing protein — MIKRGDEVVEIFIEETAERLDSIESGLLHLEECGINCDQETINSIFRDAHSVKAGSNLLELDSIEELSHKIENILEMIRKKQITPNELIITACLESVDKLRELVDNIENSDTISIRLHKRMLEVAIERTLNR; from the coding sequence TTGATCAAACGTGGTGACGAAGTCGTTGAAATCTTCATAGAAGAAACAGCCGAACGGCTCGACTCCATCGAGTCGGGCCTTTTGCATTTGGAAGAATGTGGAATCAATTGTGATCAGGAGACTATCAACTCCATCTTTCGCGATGCCCACTCAGTCAAGGCCGGTTCCAACCTGCTCGAACTCGACAGCATCGAGGAGCTCTCTCATAAAATTGAAAACATACTGGAAATGATTCGTAAAAAACAGATCACTCCAAACGAATTGATCATCACCGCATGTCTTGAATCGGTCGACAAACTCAGAGAGCTTGTCGACAATATCGAGAACAGTGACACCATTTCCATCCGACTCCACAAGCGCATGCTTGAAGTAGCCATTGAAAGAACACTGAACAGATAA
- a CDS encoding chemotaxis protein: protein MSKSAIDTGILLETGTNELEILEFYINEIRKEGEEPVPNFFGINVAKVMQVIETPNLDPPESAPHPSFMGTIPLRDLILPVLDLSVWLELDMPKTERDIVIVTEFSKSVTGFLVSGVTEIQRVGWGEVIPPSNIISSNTDAIVGLIDKGDYFVQLLDLETILTQFEPKSDEDMTISKTRYNVLVADDSATIRAMIKQNLTDANFNPIITNNGDEALRTIRGLRDEAEASGKDITDFVNIVISDIEMPLMDGFSLTKNIKDDPLLHKLPVILYSSIITKELKHKGDSVGANRQISKPDLNTIPEIAINLIEGGID, encoded by the coding sequence ATGAGCAAAAGCGCAATAGACACCGGGATCCTGTTGGAAACAGGGACCAATGAACTTGAAATCCTCGAGTTCTACATCAATGAAATCCGCAAGGAAGGCGAAGAGCCTGTTCCCAATTTTTTTGGAATCAACGTGGCCAAAGTCATGCAGGTCATTGAAACACCGAATCTTGATCCGCCGGAATCGGCTCCTCACCCTTCTTTCATGGGAACAATACCTCTTCGCGACCTGATCCTTCCGGTTCTGGATCTCTCTGTGTGGCTGGAATTGGATATGCCGAAAACCGAACGAGACATCGTCATCGTTACGGAGTTCAGTAAATCCGTCACTGGATTCCTGGTATCGGGAGTCACGGAGATTCAACGTGTCGGCTGGGGTGAGGTCATACCGCCTTCAAACATTATTAGCAGTAACACGGATGCCATTGTCGGACTTATCGACAAAGGCGATTACTTTGTCCAACTCCTTGATCTGGAAACGATCCTGACACAGTTCGAACCAAAATCAGATGAGGACATGACCATTTCCAAGACCCGGTACAATGTGCTTGTTGCCGATGATTCCGCCACCATCCGGGCCATGATTAAGCAGAACCTGACTGATGCCAACTTCAATCCCATCATCACCAACAACGGCGACGAGGCATTGCGGACAATCAGAGGACTCAGGGATGAAGCCGAGGCCTCCGGAAAAGATATCACCGACTTCGTGAATATTGTCATTTCCGACATTGAGATGCCCCTCATGGATGGTTTCAGCCTGACCAAGAACATTAAGGATGATCCCCTCTTGCATAAACTGCCGGTCATATTGTATTCGTCCATCATCACAAAGGAATTAAAACATAAAGGTGATTCAGTCGGTGCAAACAGACAAATATCCAAACCGGATCTGAACACGATTCCCGAAATCGCCATCAACCTTATTGAAGGTGGAATAGATTGA
- a CDS encoding NAD-glutamate dehydrogenase domain-containing protein: MSEKKTVDPTNIQKKVVERLQKSAADLIPWFYSDMPEYYFLTHGEEEQITHVMALLSGMVRKEKQSLALHSPCGTKVTHITPGGDMNALAGVLKRYQDKDIEIARVYSSHDDSLRLDTFVFGPQPLCSLDAQSVKDVMGMVQDGTVELGSENVGDFRNFLGSVSEDYIEKFEPGRVLRHFRTCGCVENQERVQILLEKDVHPGFDRISVAMANPPRTSLLLRVVNVFARENIPVDRAYSDQFERGEKAPVAIMSFYLDKERIDLDESSKKWLRLKRQLEMTKWFAPHGLEALAYEEGWELEQVMLMQAAGEFAHQFLIKKDLHAYTSSRIVYVILKHRDVAQKLFDYFETRFNPAFVGDREAVMAEKRMIARAAIRDVGNSIHRDILTYIYKFFRYTLRTNYYLEHKLGLSFRLDPLILAPMPREERPFGVYCFHGPYSFAFQVRYRDTARGGVRVVRTWSQEEFEMESNRLFDEVTKLASAQQFKNKDIPEGGSKAVILLGPEGDIDLAVKSMVDSFLDLLVIPEGVDGLVQPGIVDYLGREEIIFLGPDENITPNHIRWIAARAELRGYKWPSAFMSSKPGAGIAHKEYGVTSEGVIVFADELLRTLGIDPDNESFTVKITGGPAGDVASNVMRFLMRDYGENAKIVAMTDGHGAAYDPDGMDHAELLRLMDGNFKASHFDKSKLTGEGAFVVSTDEPEGTRIRNTLHNTAVADIFIPSGGRPDTINMSNWKEFLQKDGTPSARGLVEGANIFISAEARAEMEKAGVLAVPGPSANKTGVICSSYEILAGLILSEEEFLEIKDEYVAQLIDILRDRARSEARVLMREFKLAGGKRTITQLSFELSESINSLADRVAEVLNDSVDRVADDPQLVEVLLSYCPAVFAEKYRDRIVNDIPRGHQLALLASFVSAKMLYQEGMGWADHLVELRDIRDVFFNYLDQDKIVDGLLDEVRKAGLEHADLIVDILENSGRKKLTLNKLGLG; encoded by the coding sequence ATGAGCGAGAAAAAGACCGTTGATCCGACAAATATTCAGAAAAAAGTTGTTGAAAGGCTTCAGAAGTCTGCGGCTGATCTCATCCCCTGGTTCTACAGTGACATGCCTGAATATTATTTTCTTACCCATGGCGAAGAAGAGCAGATTACTCATGTCATGGCGTTACTCTCTGGCATGGTTCGCAAGGAAAAGCAGTCACTGGCATTGCATAGTCCGTGTGGCACCAAGGTGACACACATCACGCCGGGTGGAGATATGAACGCGTTGGCCGGAGTTCTCAAGAGGTATCAGGATAAAGATATCGAGATAGCCCGAGTGTATTCCAGTCATGATGATTCCTTGCGACTTGATACCTTTGTCTTCGGCCCGCAACCTCTGTGCTCTTTGGATGCACAATCCGTCAAGGATGTGATGGGGATGGTGCAGGACGGAACTGTTGAACTCGGTTCTGAAAATGTCGGAGATTTCAGGAATTTTCTCGGTTCTGTGAGTGAAGATTATATTGAAAAATTTGAACCGGGTCGGGTCTTGCGGCATTTCAGGACGTGCGGCTGTGTAGAGAATCAGGAACGGGTACAAATCCTGCTGGAAAAAGATGTGCATCCGGGCTTTGATCGTATCAGTGTGGCTATGGCTAATCCGCCGCGAACCTCCCTGCTGTTGCGGGTTGTGAACGTCTTTGCCCGCGAGAACATTCCTGTGGACCGGGCCTATTCAGATCAGTTCGAGCGCGGTGAAAAAGCACCCGTGGCTATTATGAGTTTCTATCTGGACAAGGAACGCATTGATCTTGATGAGTCCAGCAAAAAATGGCTGCGTCTCAAGCGTCAGCTTGAAATGACCAAATGGTTTGCACCACATGGTCTGGAAGCTCTGGCCTACGAAGAGGGGTGGGAACTGGAACAGGTCATGCTTATGCAGGCGGCAGGAGAGTTTGCGCATCAGTTTCTCATCAAGAAGGATTTGCATGCCTATACCTCCAGTCGAATTGTTTACGTTATTCTCAAACACCGTGACGTGGCACAGAAACTCTTTGATTATTTTGAGACACGATTCAATCCGGCTTTTGTCGGAGACAGAGAAGCTGTCATGGCTGAGAAGCGCATGATTGCACGTGCTGCCATCCGGGATGTCGGCAACAGTATTCATCGTGATATTCTGACCTATATCTATAAATTTTTCCGCTATACCTTGCGGACGAATTACTACTTGGAACACAAGCTCGGCCTGAGTTTCCGACTTGATCCGCTGATCCTTGCGCCCATGCCAAGAGAGGAACGACCATTTGGCGTGTATTGCTTCCATGGTCCGTACAGCTTTGCCTTCCAGGTGCGGTATCGTGATACGGCTCGTGGCGGTGTCCGTGTGGTGCGGACATGGAGTCAGGAAGAGTTCGAGATGGAGTCCAACAGGTTGTTTGACGAAGTGACCAAGCTGGCTTCAGCCCAGCAGTTCAAGAACAAGGATATTCCCGAGGGTGGTTCAAAAGCCGTTATTCTTCTCGGTCCGGAAGGGGATATCGATCTGGCCGTCAAATCCATGGTGGATTCGTTCCTGGATCTGCTGGTTATTCCTGAAGGGGTAGACGGTTTGGTTCAGCCCGGTATTGTGGATTATCTGGGACGCGAAGAGATCATCTTCCTCGGCCCGGACGAAAATATCACGCCGAATCACATTCGATGGATTGCAGCGCGGGCAGAACTCCGTGGGTACAAATGGCCGAGCGCCTTCATGAGTTCCAAGCCCGGGGCTGGTATCGCGCACAAGGAATACGGTGTGACATCCGAGGGCGTTATCGTCTTCGCCGATGAATTACTGCGTACTCTTGGCATTGACCCGGATAATGAGTCCTTTACGGTTAAGATAACCGGCGGACCAGCTGGCGATGTGGCGTCCAATGTCATGCGATTCCTCATGCGCGATTATGGTGAAAATGCCAAAATCGTGGCCATGACTGATGGGCACGGCGCAGCGTATGACCCTGATGGTATGGATCATGCTGAGCTTCTTCGCCTCATGGATGGGAATTTCAAGGCCTCTCATTTTGATAAATCAAAACTGACGGGTGAGGGTGCATTTGTTGTATCCACGGATGAACCGGAAGGAACCCGTATTCGCAACACGCTGCACAATACGGCGGTAGCGGATATCTTTATTCCATCTGGTGGACGTCCTGACACAATTAATATGTCCAACTGGAAAGAATTCCTGCAAAAAGATGGGACTCCGTCAGCACGGGGGCTGGTGGAAGGCGCAAATATCTTTATCTCTGCCGAGGCCCGTGCCGAGATGGAGAAAGCCGGTGTTCTGGCTGTTCCTGGCCCTTCGGCCAATAAGACCGGCGTTATCTGTTCTTCCTATGAAATTCTGGCCGGGCTCATTCTCAGCGAAGAAGAGTTCCTGGAAATCAAGGATGAATATGTGGCTCAGCTGATCGACATTCTGCGGGATCGTGCTCGGTCCGAAGCCCGAGTGCTCATGCGGGAGTTCAAGTTGGCCGGTGGAAAGCGGACCATCACCCAGCTTTCTTTTGAGCTGTCCGAGTCAATCAACTCACTTGCAGACAGGGTGGCCGAAGTGTTGAACGATTCCGTGGACAGGGTGGCGGATGATCCGCAACTTGTTGAAGTCCTTTTGTCGTATTGTCCGGCGGTGTTTGCCGAGAAGTATAGAGATCGGATTGTGAATGATATTCCTCGTGGGCATCAACTTGCATTACTTGCTTCATTTGTATCGGCCAAGATGCTGTATCAGGAGGGCATGGGCTGGGCTGATCATTTGGTTGAATTGCGCGATATCCGTGACGTGTTTTTCAATTATCTTGATCAGGATAAAATTGTTGACGGATTGTTGGATGAGGTCCGAAAAGCCGGATTGGAACATGCGGATCTTATTGTTGATATCCTGGAAAATTCCGGGCGCAAGAAGCTTACTTTAAACAAACTCGGGCTTGGATAA
- a CDS encoding metalloregulator ArsR/SmtB family transcription factor yields the protein MSNVACSDTEQHEKNVAAAKEKMLSEREFLFLAELFKALGDYTRVRILYALSVGELCVCALAEVLDMSQSAISHQLRLLRAAKLVRYRKEGKNVFYSLDDDHVRNLVSQGLEHVREQG from the coding sequence ATGTCCAATGTAGCCTGTAGTGATACTGAGCAACACGAGAAAAATGTGGCAGCAGCCAAGGAAAAGATGCTCTCCGAAAGAGAGTTTCTCTTTCTTGCAGAATTGTTCAAGGCTCTGGGTGATTATACCCGCGTTCGTATTCTTTATGCCTTGTCTGTTGGAGAGTTGTGTGTCTGTGCACTTGCTGAAGTTCTGGACATGTCCCAGTCGGCGATTTCTCATCAACTGAGATTGCTCCGGGCAGCAAAGCTGGTTCGTTATCGCAAGGAAGGAAAGAACGTTTTTTACTCTCTGGATGATGACCATGTGCGTAATCTGGTCAGCCAGGGGCTCGAGCATGTCAGGGAACAGGGGTAA
- a CDS encoding ABC transporter permease subunit, with amino-acid sequence MVGLCKACLRYGLVILAIGVLWKLAAIGMGGVILPHPEDAFLAFLAAMITREFWEHFFVSGYRTVMAMILAWGTAFPLGLLMGSMKRVDAVFAPFVFLTYPIPKIVLLPVFLLLLGLGDGAKIAMIGLILGYQILVTTRDGVRSIHPKYFDSVRSLGGSRMDVLREVLLPAALPHGFTALRLGTGVAVAVLFFVESFATTRGLGYMIMDAWGAMDYLTMFSGILGMSMMGAALYEIANFLERRACKWMFLRIKE; translated from the coding sequence ATGGTAGGCCTGTGCAAAGCATGTCTGCGATATGGACTGGTCATTCTCGCTATCGGCGTGCTCTGGAAGCTCGCAGCAATAGGGATGGGTGGTGTCATATTGCCGCATCCGGAAGATGCTTTTCTGGCCTTTTTAGCGGCCATGATAACCCGTGAGTTCTGGGAACATTTTTTTGTCAGCGGGTATCGTACGGTTATGGCAATGATACTTGCGTGGGGCACGGCCTTTCCTCTCGGGTTACTTATGGGAAGTATGAAGCGGGTGGACGCTGTATTCGCTCCATTTGTTTTTTTGACATATCCCATTCCGAAAATTGTATTGCTGCCGGTGTTTCTGCTCCTGCTGGGGTTGGGCGACGGTGCGAAGATAGCCATGATCGGGTTGATCCTCGGGTATCAGATACTTGTCACGACCCGGGATGGCGTGCGCTCCATTCATCCGAAATATTTTGATTCTGTCCGGTCTCTTGGTGGCTCTCGCATGGATGTGCTGCGTGAGGTGCTGCTTCCGGCGGCGTTACCGCATGGGTTCACTGCCCTGCGTCTGGGGACAGGCGTGGCCGTAGCGGTACTCTTTTTTGTAGAATCTTTTGCCACGACCAGAGGGCTGGGCTATATGATAATGGATGCTTGGGGAGCCATGGATTATCTGACCATGTTCTCAGGTATTTTGGGTATGAGTATGATGGGTGCGGCTTTGTATGAAATTGCTAATTTTCTCGAGCGCAGGGCGTGCAAGTGGATGTTTCTGCGCATCAAAGAATAA
- a CDS encoding ABC transporter substrate-binding protein: MKKICIAIALLLLMNVSAHAENMKIRFGILPVIDTLPLQVGVQDGLFEKYGIDVELIRFASALERDTAMQAGQLDGYFGDLVATYLLINQGVPMRIALTSWRTTPDYPMFGIALSPANKDRDLGDMKGRTLGLSKSTVMEYLADKMEDALGVNRGHFSKIEIKKLPIRLQMLMTDQVDSALLPEPLLSLARLKGGGLLATAEKLDMPLTVLCLHEKYFADDAEGYARFILAYKEAVQRLADSPETYRPLMAKTCRIPKPLMSEFPVYPYPMPSLPSAAELNEVQTWMVEKGLLKVKVPDETALSPVIP, translated from the coding sequence ATGAAAAAAATCTGTATAGCCATCGCCTTGCTGCTGTTAATGAATGTATCCGCTCACGCGGAAAATATGAAGATTCGATTCGGCATTCTTCCGGTCATCGACACGCTGCCCTTGCAGGTGGGCGTTCAGGACGGCCTTTTTGAAAAATACGGTATCGATGTGGAGTTGATCCGTTTTGCGTCTGCTTTGGAGCGCGACACTGCTATGCAGGCCGGTCAGCTTGATGGGTATTTCGGCGATCTCGTCGCAACGTATCTGCTCATTAATCAGGGAGTACCAATGCGTATCGCCCTGACTTCCTGGCGTACGACACCCGACTATCCCATGTTTGGCATCGCGTTGTCTCCGGCCAACAAGGATCGTGATCTAGGCGACATGAAAGGCCGTACCCTCGGTTTATCCAAGTCAACCGTGATGGAATATCTCGCTGACAAGATGGAAGACGCTCTTGGGGTTAATCGTGGTCATTTCTCCAAAATTGAAATTAAGAAACTTCCCATTCGGCTCCAAATGCTCATGACAGATCAGGTGGACAGCGCCTTGCTGCCTGAGCCGTTGCTTTCTCTGGCCCGTCTCAAGGGCGGCGGCCTTTTGGCAACCGCCGAGAAACTCGATATGCCTCTGACAGTTCTTTGTCTCCACGAGAAATATTTTGCTGACGATGCCGAAGGATATGCCAGGTTCATATTGGCATATAAAGAGGCTGTGCAACGTCTGGCTGATTCGCCGGAAACGTATCGTCCTCTCATGGCAAAAACCTGCCGTATTCCCAAACCGCTGATGTCCGAGTTCCCGGTATACCCGTATCCCATGCCCTCACTGCCGTCTGCTGCCGAACTGAATGAAGTCCAGACATGGATGGTTGAAAAGGGATTGCTCAAGGTTAAAGTGCCGGATGAGACAGCACTCTCTCCGGTTATCCCATAG
- a CDS encoding UbiD family decarboxylase has protein sequence MGYKNTRECLDALEARGELVRIDASVDAHVEIGAIQRRVFQAGGPALLFNHVKGCRFPMAANIFGTRERVHFIFRDTIDMVERLMKLKLNPMELLRRPWKYLGAPVTGYHTMPRRVSSGPVMENETTISKLPQLVSWPMDGGGYVTLPQVYTEDPDNPGFGGSNMGMYRVQLSGNDYVPDEEIGLHYQIHRGIGHHHAQALRKGEPLKVNVFVGGAPAMTLAAVMPLPEGLAEIFFAGAMAGHRIPMIKREGGLPIPAQADFCICGTIVEGVEKPEGPFGDHLGYYSLAHDFPVLKVDKVYHRDDAVWPFTTVGRPPQEDTMFGQFIHELTADLVPSVFAGVHEVHAVDAAGVHPLLLAVGSERYVPYAEERQPQELLTNALGLLGNTQTSLSKYVLIAAREDMAGGASCHDIPGFFRHMLERVDLKRDLHFITRTTIDTLDYSGISLNQGSKLIVAAAGSVKRELGTELPSGIDLPRGFRDPQVFAPGILVIKGPKHRRKRDQQDPALDRLGDMLHTVRGIEKFPMIVVADDAAFTARDWDNFLWVTFTRSDPATDMYGVGGFTHAKHWGADKAVVVDARLKTYHAPSLDPDPEVEKRVDELGAKGGPLYGII, from the coding sequence ATGGGATACAAGAATACTCGAGAGTGCCTTGACGCACTCGAAGCCAGAGGTGAACTGGTTCGCATCGATGCGTCCGTTGATGCTCATGTTGAGATCGGCGCGATTCAGCGGCGGGTCTTTCAGGCTGGAGGGCCGGCGTTACTCTTCAATCATGTGAAGGGATGCCGGTTCCCCATGGCTGCTAACATCTTTGGCACCAGGGAACGTGTGCATTTCATATTTCGCGATACTATAGATATGGTAGAGCGGTTGATGAAACTCAAGTTGAACCCCATGGAACTGCTCAGGCGTCCATGGAAATACCTTGGTGCGCCCGTGACCGGGTATCATACCATGCCCAGACGCGTGTCGTCGGGGCCGGTCATGGAGAACGAAACCACAATATCCAAGCTGCCTCAACTCGTTTCCTGGCCTATGGATGGTGGCGGGTACGTGACTTTGCCGCAGGTGTATACCGAAGACCCGGACAATCCCGGCTTTGGCGGCTCCAATATGGGAATGTATCGAGTCCAGTTGTCCGGCAATGACTACGTGCCTGATGAGGAAATCGGTCTACACTATCAGATTCATAGAGGTATTGGCCATCATCATGCTCAGGCTTTGCGAAAGGGCGAGCCTCTCAAGGTCAACGTTTTCGTGGGTGGTGCGCCTGCCATGACTTTGGCAGCCGTTATGCCGTTGCCTGAAGGACTGGCTGAAATTTTTTTTGCCGGTGCCATGGCAGGACATCGTATTCCCATGATCAAACGGGAGGGTGGTCTGCCTATCCCGGCCCAGGCTGATTTTTGTATCTGTGGTACTATTGTGGAAGGTGTGGAAAAGCCTGAAGGGCCGTTTGGTGACCATCTGGGATACTACAGTCTGGCGCATGATTTTCCGGTGCTCAAGGTGGATAAGGTATACCATCGTGACGATGCGGTATGGCCCTTCACCACAGTGGGCCGTCCGCCGCAGGAAGACACCATGTTCGGTCAGTTTATTCATGAACTGACTGCGGATCTTGTGCCATCCGTATTTGCCGGTGTGCATGAAGTCCATGCTGTTGATGCCGCAGGTGTGCACCCGTTGCTCCTGGCCGTAGGAAGTGAACGATATGTCCCTTATGCCGAAGAGCGGCAGCCGCAGGAATTGTTGACCAATGCCTTAGGACTGCTGGGGAATACCCAGACGTCGTTGTCCAAATATGTGCTTATTGCGGCTCGGGAAGATATGGCGGGTGGCGCATCCTGTCATGACATTCCGGGATTCTTCCGACATATGTTGGAACGGGTGGACCTGAAACGTGATCTGCATTTCATCACGCGAACCACCATAGATACGTTGGATTATTCCGGCATCAGCCTGAATCAGGGGTCCAAGTTGATCGTTGCGGCTGCCGGAAGTGTGAAACGGGAGCTTGGGACAGAATTGCCTTCGGGGATTGATTTGCCGCGTGGTTTCCGTGATCCGCAGGTATTTGCTCCCGGTATTCTGGTTATCAAAGGCCCTAAACACCGCCGGAAGCGGGATCAGCAGGACCCGGCACTCGATCGTCTCGGTGATATGCTGCACACGGTGCGTGGGATTGAAAAGTTCCCCATGATCGTAGTGGCTGACGATGCCGCTTTTACTGCCAGGGATTGGGATAACTTTTTGTGGGTGACGTTCACCCGATCTGATCCGGCCACGGATATGTATGGCGTGGGCGGTTTTACCCATGCCAAGCATTGGGGCGCAGACAAGGCTGTCGTCGTGGATGCTCGTCTCAAAACATATCATGCACCGTCTCTTGACCCGGACCCGGAAGTCGAGAAGCGAGTTGACGAACTCGGCGCAAAGGGCGGCCCTCTTTACGGAATCATCTAG
- a CDS encoding ABC transporter ATP-binding protein codes for MLTAENLGKLYDGQAVLENVSFSLGQEETLAVVGPSGCGKTTLLYLLSGLASPDTGRALLEGRSIDAPSSDISIILQDYGLLPWRNVIDNVALGLKVQGVGRKERLALAREQLTEVGIVGRDHDYPANLSGGEQQRVAIARAFVTRPRLMLLDEPFSSLDALTRERLQRALLDVWKVRKVPFVLVTHSLEEAVVLGKRIMVMSGRPASPVAVFDNPGFGDASIRDTEACFSLLKELRHTVEDLW; via the coding sequence ATGCTGACGGCTGAAAATCTGGGCAAATTGTATGACGGGCAGGCCGTTCTTGAAAATGTTTCCTTCTCTCTCGGGCAGGAGGAGACTTTGGCTGTTGTCGGGCCTTCCGGTTGCGGCAAGACGACCTTGCTTTATCTGCTGAGCGGACTGGCTTCGCCCGATACGGGGCGTGCCTTGCTTGAAGGACGTTCAATTGATGCGCCGTCTTCTGATATTTCAATTATTTTGCAGGATTATGGTCTCTTGCCGTGGCGCAATGTTATAGACAATGTAGCCCTTGGTCTTAAAGTGCAGGGAGTGGGCAGGAAAGAACGTTTGGCCCTTGCCCGTGAACAGTTGACCGAGGTGGGCATTGTCGGTCGAGACCATGATTATCCTGCCAATCTGAGTGGTGGTGAGCAGCAGCGCGTAGCCATTGCCCGTGCATTTGTTACAAGACCCCGCCTCATGCTGCTGGACGAACCCTTTTCCTCGCTGGATGCCCTGACGCGTGAAAGGTTGCAACGAGCCTTGCTCGACGTCTGGAAGGTGCGCAAGGTGCCGTTTGTTCTGGTCACGCACTCTCTGGAAGAAGCTGTGGTGCTCGGCAAACGGATCATGGTCATGTCAGGTCGTCCGGCCAGCCCTGTGGCGGTGTTTGATAACCCCGGATTCGGCGATGCGTCCATCCGTGACACCGAGGCGTGCTTTTCTCTCCTGAAAGAACTCAGGCATACTGTGGAGGATCTATGGTAG